A single region of the Salmo salar chromosome ssa16, Ssal_v3.1, whole genome shotgun sequence genome encodes:
- the LOC106574418 gene encoding SLIT and NTRK-like protein 1, whose amino-acid sequence MLLWIVLLKAALCVAIGNVTRDICKEQICSCNEIEGDLHIDCEKRSFTNLHHLTGPSSQFYHLLLHGNSLSRLFPNEFANFYNAVSLHLENNGLHDIVPGAFLGLQLVKRLHINNNKIRSFRKSTFLGLDDLEYLQADFNLLRDIDPAVFRDLNKLEVLILNDNLISALPINVFQHVPITHLDLRGNRIKTVPYEGVLEQIPGIAEVLLEDNPWDCNCDLVSLKEWLENIPQNALIGRVICEAPTPLQGNDLNETSEMVLCPSIKSGADESLVAPPTQEETSVPGPVPTPYKASGDPGSPTPGNGQKGRSKSHWQLKTKPTSMTGVNGEREQLHIVQNASCPVPCSCKLIGSRQGLGVNCEGKKIESLANLKPKPLTAHELNMRDNNIHAIKKNHLNGYSSLNLLDLGGNNIKLIDNSTFQNLTELRWLYMDKNYLDTLIAEMFIGLQNLEYLSLEYNDIQLILAGTFSPLPNLRVLFLNNNLLKALPVDAFLGVSLSKISLHNNYFTYLPVAGVLDQLNSIIQIDLHGNPWDCSCNIVPFKQWTEKLGADVIVSDLKCESPEEFWKRDFRHVRNDLMCPKLYDKIYPTSLSKNSTFTADTGTRSNSYVEPNRVSISVLVPGLLLVFVTSAFTVVGMLVFILRNRKRSKRRDGNSSASEINSLQTVCDSSYWHSGPYHADGGAQRGFDCSAHFSPTNDA is encoded by the coding sequence ATGCTGCTTTGGATTGTCTTGCTGAAGGCGGCTCTTTGTGTTGCTATTGGAAATGTTACAAGGGACATTTGTAAGGAGCAGATCTGCTCCTGCAATGAGATTGAAGGCGATTTGCACATTGACTGCGAAAAAAGGAGCTTTACTAATTTGCACCATTTGACTGGTCCCAGTTCCCAGTTTTATCACTTGCTATTGCATGGAAATTCTTTATCCAGGCTTTTCCCCAATGAGTTTGCGAACTTTTACAATGCCGTAAGCTTGCATTTGGAAAACAACGGTTTGCATGACATTGTCCCTGGTGCTTTTCTGGGACTGCAGCTCGTGAAAAGGCTACACATAAATAATAACAAGATACGGTCATTTAGGAAGAGCACCTTTCTTGGTTTAGATGACTTGGAATATCTTCAGGCTGATTTTAATCTATTGAGAGATATTGACCCGGCCGTGTTCAGGGACTTAAATAAACTTGAAGTGTTAATTCTAAATGATAACCTCATCAGTGCACTACCTATAAATGTGTTTCAACACGTTCCCATCACCCATCTCGACCTGCGAGGGAACCGAATCAAAACGGTGCCTTATGAGGGAGTTCTCGAACAAATACCGGGCATTGCGGAGGTTTTATTGGAGGATAACCCCTGGGACtgcaactgtgacctggtttCCCTGAAGGAATGGCTGGAGAATATACCGCAGAACGCGCTTATCGGCCGGGTGATCTGCGAAGCTCCAACGCCACTGCAAGGGAACGACTTGAACGAGACATCGGAGATGGTTCTGTGTCCTTCAATAAAAAGTGGTGCTGACGAGAGTTTAGTTGCACCTCCTACCCAAGAGGAGACCTCTGTACCTGGGCCCGTTCCAACGCCTTATAAAGCAAGTGGTGATCCTGGGTCCCCAACCCCAGGGAATGGGCAAAAGGGACGCTCTAAATCGCACTGGCAGTTGAAAACGAAGCCCACATCTATGACAGGTGTGaacggggagagagagcagctgcATATTGTGCAGAACGCATCTTGCCCCGTGCCATGCAGCTGCAAGCTCATTGGATCCAggcaggggttaggggttaactgCGAGGGCAAGAAGATAGAGAGCTTGGCTAACCTAAAACCCAAACCCCTCACTGCGCACGAATTAAACATGAGAGATAACAACATCCATGCTATAAAAAAGAACCATCTCAATGGCTATTCAAGTCTGAATCTCCTTGATTTGGGTGGAAACAACATCAAATTGATAGACAACAGCACTTTTCAAAACCTCACCGAATTAAGATGGTTGTACATGGATAAGAATTACCTGGATACGCTCATTGCGGAAATGTTCATTGGACTTCAAAATCTGGAATATCTCAGTTTGGAATATAATGACATACAGCTGATACTGGCAGGAACATTCAGCCCTCTGCCTAATCTGCGAGTGCTTTTCCTCAACAATAACTTGCTGAAAGCGCTACCTGTGGATGCTTTCCTTGGAGTGTCTTTATCGAAGATTAGCTTGCATAATAATTATTTCACATATCTCCCTGTCGCAGGGGTCTTAGATCAGCTCAATTCGATcatacaaattgatttgcatGGGAACCCTTGGGATTGCTCGTGTAATATTGTCCCCTTCAAACAGTGGACGGAGAAATTGGGGGCAGATGTGATCGTTAGTGATCTCAAGTGTGAGTCACCGGAAGAGTTCTGGAAAAGGGATTTCCGTCACGTCCGAAATGATCTGATGTGTCCCAAGCTCTATGACAAAAtctaccccacctctctctccaaaaaCAGCACGTTCACCGCAGACACGGGTACGCGCTCGAACTCCTATGTGGAGCCGAACAGGGTCTCCATCTCTGTACTAGTCCCTGGGCTACTACTGGTATTTGTCACGTCTGCGTTCACTGTTGTAGGGATGCTTGTCTTCATCTTGCGGAATCGCAAGAGATCAAAGCGGAGGGATGGTAATTCCTCTGCGTCAGAGATCAATTCCTTGCAGACAGTGTGCGACTCGTCTTATTGGCATAGCGGGCCTTACCATGCGGACGGGGGCGCGCAAAGAGGGTTTGACTGTAGCGCCCATTTCTCCCCAACAAATGATGCGTAA